In Mycobacteriales bacterium, a genomic segment contains:
- the frr gene encoding ribosome recycling factor, producing the protein MIDETMLEAEEKMDKAVSVTREDLATLRTGRATPQMFSKIVVDYYGAPTPLQQLTSFHVPEPRMAVLQPYDKSATAAIEKAIRDSDLGVNPSNDGQVIRVVLPQLTEERRRDLVKVARTKAEDGRISIRNVRRHAKDTLEALARDGEVGEDDVRRAEKELEDLTHTYVAHIDDALKAKEEELLEV; encoded by the coding sequence GTGATCGACGAGACGATGCTCGAGGCCGAGGAGAAGATGGACAAGGCCGTCTCGGTCACCCGCGAGGACCTCGCGACCCTGCGCACCGGCCGGGCCACCCCGCAGATGTTCTCCAAGATCGTGGTCGACTACTACGGCGCGCCCACCCCGCTGCAGCAGCTCACGTCGTTCCACGTGCCGGAGCCGCGGATGGCGGTGCTCCAGCCCTACGACAAGAGCGCGACGGCCGCGATCGAGAAGGCGATCCGCGACAGCGACCTCGGCGTCAACCCCAGCAACGACGGCCAGGTGATCCGGGTGGTGCTGCCGCAGCTCACCGAGGAGCGCCGCCGCGACCTGGTCAAGGTCGCCCGCACCAAGGCCGAGGACGGCCGCATCTCGATCCGCAACGTCCGCCGGCACGCCAAGGACACCCTGGAGGCGCTGGCGCGTGACGGGGAGGTCGGCGAGGACGACGTACGCCGTGCCGAGAAGGAGCTCGAAGACCTCACCCACACCTACGTCGCGCACATCGACGACGCCCTGAAGGCCAAGGAAGAAGAGCTGCTCGAGGTCTAG
- a CDS encoding phosphatidate cytidylyltransferase produces the protein MPTTHAGAEPAAAPSGGGSPAGRAGRNLPVAIAIGLVLGAMVLGSIYTYKPAFVGVVALFMLLGAWELVQALKVRLLHVPYAPLAAGGLATLLLAYLRGSEAMVVATLLTAVALTLWRVAEDLPGLLPDLAASLFALAYVPFLMGIAVLLLVPADGPDRVATFVATVVCSDVGGYVAGVLFGKHPMAPTISPKKTWEGFVGSTVACAGAGAAFLPLLLDGKVWQGVVFGVAVVCAAVLGDLGESLLKRDIGIKDMGTLLPGHGGVLDRIDALLITAPVAWLLLTAFVPS, from the coding sequence GTGCCGACGACCCACGCCGGTGCCGAGCCGGCCGCGGCACCCTCCGGCGGCGGCAGCCCTGCCGGTCGCGCCGGGCGCAACCTGCCGGTGGCCATCGCCATCGGGCTCGTCCTCGGCGCGATGGTGCTCGGCAGCATCTACACCTACAAGCCGGCGTTCGTCGGCGTCGTCGCGCTGTTCATGCTGCTCGGCGCGTGGGAGCTCGTGCAGGCGCTCAAGGTGCGGCTGTTGCACGTCCCCTACGCGCCGCTGGCCGCCGGCGGACTCGCGACGCTGCTGCTCGCCTACCTGCGCGGCAGCGAGGCCATGGTCGTCGCCACCCTGCTCACCGCCGTCGCGCTGACGCTCTGGCGGGTGGCGGAGGACCTGCCGGGCCTGCTGCCCGACCTCGCGGCATCGCTGTTCGCGCTGGCCTACGTGCCCTTCCTCATGGGCATCGCGGTGCTGCTGCTGGTGCCGGCCGACGGGCCGGACCGGGTGGCGACGTTCGTCGCGACGGTGGTCTGCTCCGACGTCGGCGGCTACGTGGCCGGGGTCCTCTTCGGCAAGCACCCCATGGCGCCGACGATCAGCCCGAAGAAGACCTGGGAGGGCTTCGTCGGCTCGACCGTCGCCTGCGCCGGCGCCGGGGCGGCCTTCCTGCCGCTGCTGCTGGACGGCAAGGTCTGGCAGGGCGTCGTCTTCGGCGTCGCGGTCGTCTGTGCGGCGGTGCTCGGCGACCTCGGCGAGTCGCTGCTCAAGCGCGACATCGGGATCAAGGACATGGGCACGCTCCTGCCCGGCCACGGCGGGGTCCTCGACCGGATCGACGCGCTGCTGATCACGGCGCCGGTCGCCTGGCTGCTGCTCACCGCGTTCGTCCCGTCGTGA
- the rlmN gene encoding 23S rRNA (adenine(2503)-C(2))-methyltransferase RlmN encodes MTSTPVRLEAPRRRAKPPRHLADLTPAERRAAVQALDEPAFRAEQLSRHYFTRLADDPSTMTDVPAAARDRLAADLLPPLLTAVRRIACDDGATVKTLWRGFDATLVESVLMAYPDRVTMCVSSQAGCGMACPFCATGQQGLTRNLSTGEIVEQVVAGARALARGEVPGGNRVSNVVFMGMGEPLANYNAVVAAVRRLVEPSPHGLGMSARGITVSTVGLAPAIDRLAGEGLPVTLAVSLHAPDDELRDTLVPVNARWKVDEVLAAAWRYADTTGRRVSIEYALIRDVNDQPWRADRLAALLRGRLAHVNLIPLNPTPGSAWDASPRAAQREFVRRLRAGGVTTTVRDTRGREIDGACGQLAALEG; translated from the coding sequence ATGACGTCTACTCCCGTGCGGCTCGAGGCGCCCCGGCGGCGGGCCAAGCCGCCCCGTCACCTCGCCGACCTCACCCCGGCCGAGCGCCGTGCCGCCGTGCAGGCCCTCGATGAGCCGGCGTTTCGCGCCGAGCAGCTGTCGCGCCACTACTTCACCCGGCTCGCCGACGACCCGTCGACGATGACCGACGTGCCGGCCGCGGCCCGGGACCGGCTGGCCGCCGACCTGCTGCCGCCGCTGCTGACCGCCGTACGCCGCATCGCGTGCGACGACGGCGCCACGGTCAAGACGCTCTGGCGCGGTTTCGACGCGACGCTCGTCGAGTCGGTGCTGATGGCCTACCCGGACCGCGTGACGATGTGCGTGTCCAGCCAGGCCGGCTGCGGGATGGCCTGCCCGTTCTGCGCCACCGGCCAGCAAGGCCTGACCCGCAACCTGTCCACCGGCGAGATCGTCGAGCAGGTCGTCGCCGGAGCCCGCGCGCTGGCCCGCGGCGAGGTGCCGGGCGGCAACCGGGTCAGCAACGTCGTCTTCATGGGCATGGGCGAGCCGCTGGCCAACTACAACGCCGTCGTCGCCGCCGTACGCCGGCTGGTCGAGCCGTCCCCGCACGGCCTCGGCATGTCCGCGCGCGGCATCACGGTCTCGACCGTCGGCCTGGCGCCGGCGATCGACCGGCTCGCCGGCGAGGGGCTGCCGGTCACGCTCGCGGTGAGCCTGCACGCGCCCGACGACGAGCTGCGCGACACGCTGGTGCCGGTCAACGCGCGCTGGAAGGTCGACGAGGTCCTTGCCGCCGCCTGGCGTTACGCCGACACCACCGGCAGGCGGGTCTCCATCGAGTACGCGCTCATCCGCGACGTCAACGACCAGCCGTGGCGCGCGGACCGGCTCGCCGCCCTGCTGCGGGGCCGGCTCGCGCACGTCAACCTCATCCCGCTCAACCCGACGCCGGGCAGCGCGTGGGACGCGTCACCGCGTGCCGCGCAGCGGGAGTTCGTCCGGCGGCTGCGCGCGGGCGGCGTGACCACCACCGTGCGCGACACCCGCGGCCGTGAGATCGACGGCGCGTGCGGGCAGCTGGCCGCGCTCGAGGGGTAG
- the dxr gene encoding 1-deoxy-D-xylulose-5-phosphate reductoisomerase, producing the protein MTRDLVLLGSTGSIGTQALDVVARNRDAFRVVGLAAGGERPQLLAAQALEHGAEVVAVHKASAAQDVLLAFYAEAKQRGYDAGAYRVPKILAGPDAAAELAGWPCDVVLNGMTGSIGLRPTLAALDAGRRLALANKESLIVGGPLVKARAAADQIVPVDSEHSALAQCLRGGRHAEVRRLVLTASGGPFRGRRRDELADVTPQQALAHPTWDMGPVITVNSATLVNKGLEVLEAHLLFDIPLERIDAVVHPQSVVHSMVEFVDGSTLAQASPPDMRLPIALALGWPERVADAAPGMDWTHAHEWRFEPLDEDAFPAVALAREVGRTGGVAPAVYNAANEECVGAFLDGRIPFLGIVDTVARVVAQAGVRPGLGNSLTLADVLEAETWARARARELTGVTTGEPA; encoded by the coding sequence GTGACCCGCGACCTCGTCCTGCTGGGCAGCACCGGCTCGATCGGCACCCAGGCGCTCGACGTCGTCGCCCGCAACCGCGACGCGTTCCGGGTGGTCGGGCTCGCCGCCGGCGGTGAGCGCCCCCAGCTGCTCGCAGCCCAGGCTCTCGAGCACGGCGCCGAGGTCGTCGCGGTGCACAAGGCCAGCGCCGCGCAGGACGTGCTGCTCGCGTTCTACGCCGAGGCCAAGCAGCGCGGCTACGACGCCGGGGCCTACCGGGTGCCGAAGATCCTGGCCGGCCCCGACGCCGCGGCCGAGCTGGCCGGCTGGCCCTGCGACGTCGTGCTCAACGGCATGACCGGCTCGATCGGCCTGCGCCCGACGCTCGCGGCGCTCGACGCCGGCCGGCGCCTCGCCCTGGCCAACAAGGAGTCGCTGATCGTCGGCGGACCGCTGGTCAAGGCCCGGGCGGCGGCCGACCAGATCGTGCCGGTCGACTCAGAGCACTCGGCCCTCGCGCAGTGCCTGCGCGGCGGCCGGCACGCGGAGGTGCGCCGGTTGGTGCTCACGGCGAGCGGCGGCCCGTTCCGCGGCCGGCGTCGTGACGAGCTGGCCGACGTCACCCCGCAGCAGGCACTGGCGCACCCCACCTGGGACATGGGGCCGGTCATCACCGTCAACTCCGCGACCCTGGTCAACAAGGGCCTCGAAGTGCTCGAGGCCCACCTGCTCTTCGACATCCCGCTCGAGCGCATCGACGCGGTCGTGCACCCGCAGTCGGTCGTGCACTCGATGGTCGAGTTCGTCGACGGATCCACGCTGGCGCAGGCCAGCCCGCCCGACATGCGGCTGCCGATCGCGCTCGCTCTCGGCTGGCCCGAGCGGGTTGCGGACGCGGCGCCCGGCATGGACTGGACGCACGCGCACGAGTGGCGGTTCGAGCCGCTCGACGAGGACGCGTTCCCCGCGGTCGCGCTCGCCCGCGAGGTCGGCCGCACGGGCGGGGTCGCGCCCGCGGTCTACAACGCCGCCAACGAGGAGTGCGTCGGTGCTTTCCTCGACGGCCGGATCCCCTTCCTCGGCATCGTCGACACGGTCGCCCGGGTCGTCGCCCAGGCCGGCGTGCGTCCGGGGCTCGGGAACTCCCTCACGCTTGCCGATGTTCTCGAAGCTGAGACCTGGGCGCGCGCGCGCGCCCGCGAGCTGACCGGCGTGACGACAGGAGAGCCCGCGTGA